The Methylobacterium sp. PvR107 genome contains a region encoding:
- a CDS encoding PAS domain-containing protein has translation MSGAWSWVFAGGDQLWSPGFYRLLGLVPNAAKASYELLLTLIHPEDRPLLPSIADVRQGHVPRETIARVIRPNGTVRTLSLTMEMRFSAEGRPVAVNGTALDVSDREQLAHLRHEERRRRGALYLTEHIATFSMGLDLVRELPFEVAQVHGLPLEEICADPYLMIVPEERKAFQVLAGEQIARRVVFQSTAHERLANGELWRFRILTMPVWDPDGTYLGRCGLKYPAGASSRVPAVLREGLEQSVTGHHLRAARALLDWSMMDLAQASGLSHSTVRRLEEGSEHRGSRSRLHAVEALRRAGIRFVAMDDGTLAVAKA, from the coding sequence GTGAGCGGCGCGTGGAGCTGGGTTTTCGCAGGCGGCGATCAGCTCTGGTCACCGGGATTCTATCGCCTGCTCGGCCTCGTCCCGAATGCCGCGAAGGCGAGCTACGAACTCCTGCTCACCCTGATCCACCCGGAAGACCGGCCCCTGCTGCCGTCCATCGCCGATGTCCGGCAGGGCCATGTCCCGCGGGAGACGATCGCCCGGGTGATTCGCCCCAACGGCACGGTGCGCACCCTCTCGCTGACGATGGAGATGCGCTTCTCGGCCGAGGGGCGGCCCGTGGCCGTCAACGGCACGGCGCTCGACGTGAGCGATCGCGAGCAACTGGCCCATCTGCGGCATGAGGAGCGGCGACGGCGGGGGGCGCTCTACCTCACCGAGCACATCGCCACCTTCTCGATGGGCCTCGACCTCGTCCGGGAACTGCCCTTCGAAGTTGCGCAGGTCCACGGACTTCCGCTCGAGGAGATCTGCGCCGATCCCTATCTCATGATCGTTCCCGAGGAACGTAAGGCGTTCCAGGTTCTGGCCGGGGAGCAGATCGCGCGGCGCGTCGTCTTCCAGAGCACGGCGCATGAGCGCCTCGCCAATGGCGAACTCTGGCGTTTCCGGATCCTCACCATGCCGGTCTGGGACCCGGACGGGACGTATCTCGGCCGGTGCGGCCTCAAATATCCCGCCGGCGCCAGTTCGCGCGTGCCGGCGGTCCTGCGCGAGGGTCTCGAGCAATCCGTGACCGGCCACCATCTGCGCGCGGCGCGGGCGCTGCTCGACTGGTCGATGATGGACTTGGCTCAGGCGAGCGGCCTCTCGCACTCGACGGTCCGGCGCCTGGAGGAGGGCAGCGAGCATCGGGGAAGCCGCTCCCGTCTCCACGCCGTCGAGGCCCTGCGCCGCGCCGGGATCCGATTTGTCGCCATGGATGACGGAACCTTGGCGGTCGCCAAGGCCTGA
- a CDS encoding UbiH/UbiF family hydroxylase — translation MSEDTNTIFDVAVIGAGAAGLTAALAIAREGIPTALVGRHAPVADGRTVALLDGSVRFLEALGAWGAVAPHASPLCTLQIVDDTGSLFRPPPVRFQAAEIGLDAFGWNVESARLVESLRARARAQDNLTLIEADAAGSTAGEAAARIALAGGSAVEARLVVGADGARSPLRAASGLPVRDWTYPQSAITTILAHDRPHRDVSTEFHTRSGPFTLVPLPGGHRSSLVWVTGEGAARRLAALDDAALGQAVERQARAMLGAMRVDGPRGLVPMRGLAVARPVAQRLALIGEAAHVFPPIGAQGLNLGLRDAATLRDVVLGTARDGRDPGSRPALDAYARARRVDTAARTTAVDLLNRSLLTDLMPVDALRGVGLLAMAQLGPLRRLVMREGVLPRLGAPELMRPAR, via the coding sequence ATGTCCGAGGACACCAACACGATCTTCGACGTCGCCGTCATCGGCGCCGGGGCCGCGGGCCTCACCGCCGCGCTGGCGATCGCCCGGGAGGGCATTCCGACAGCTCTGGTCGGCCGCCACGCCCCCGTGGCGGACGGGCGCACCGTGGCGCTGCTCGACGGGTCGGTGCGGTTCCTGGAGGCCCTCGGCGCCTGGGGGGCGGTGGCGCCGCACGCGAGCCCGCTCTGCACCCTGCAGATCGTCGACGATACCGGCAGCCTGTTCCGTCCGCCGCCGGTGCGGTTCCAGGCCGCCGAGATCGGCCTCGACGCCTTCGGCTGGAACGTCGAGAGCGCGCGCCTGGTCGAGAGCCTGCGCGCCCGCGCCCGGGCCCAGGACAATCTTACCCTGATCGAGGCGGATGCCGCCGGCTCCACGGCCGGAGAGGCGGCCGCGCGGATCGCCCTGGCGGGGGGCAGCGCGGTCGAGGCCCGGCTGGTGGTGGGCGCGGACGGCGCGCGCTCGCCGCTCCGGGCGGCCAGCGGCTTGCCCGTGCGCGACTGGACCTATCCGCAGAGCGCCATCACGACGATCCTGGCACATGATCGCCCGCACCGGGACGTCTCCACCGAATTCCACACGCGCTCCGGCCCCTTCACCCTGGTGCCGCTGCCGGGCGGCCACCGCTCCAGCCTGGTCTGGGTGACCGGGGAGGGCGCGGCCCGCCGGCTGGCCGCCCTCGACGACGCGGCCTTGGGCCAAGCGGTGGAGCGGCAGGCCCGGGCGATGCTCGGCGCCATGCGGGTCGACGGCCCCCGCGGCCTCGTGCCGATGCGCGGCCTGGCGGTGGCGCGCCCGGTGGCGCAGCGGCTGGCGCTGATCGGCGAGGCTGCTCACGTCTTCCCGCCGATCGGCGCGCAGGGTCTGAATCTCGGCCTGCGCGATGCCGCCACCCTGCGGGACGTGGTGCTCGGCACCGCCCGGGACGGGCGCGACCCGGGGAGCCGTCCGGCGCTCGACGCCTATGCGCGGGCCCGCCGGGTCGACACAGCCGCGCGCACCACGGCGGTGGATCTGCTCAACCGGAGCCTGCTCACCGACCTGATGCCGGTGGACGCGCTCCGCGGCGTCGGCTTGCTGGCGATGGCGCAGCTCGGCCCACTGCGTCGGCTGGTGATGCGGGAGGGCGTCCTGCCGCGGCTCGGGGCGCCGGAACTGATGCGCCCGGCGCGCTAG
- a CDS encoding MucR family transcriptional regulator, with the protein MDTINLHEKSANTNTDLIKCTTSLVAAYVSRNAVGVGDLSGLIDQVHTAISVLQAGGSGAGWTGPTAARIEASIQHDGLISFIDGRSYKTLKRHLTAHGLTPERYRAKYGLPADYPMVAPGYAAKRSQIAKAIQLGHKAA; encoded by the coding sequence ATGGACACTATCAATTTGCACGAAAAATCCGCGAATACGAACACGGATCTGATCAAGTGCACAACATCCCTGGTCGCCGCCTACGTGTCGCGGAACGCGGTGGGTGTCGGCGACCTGTCGGGACTGATCGATCAGGTCCATACGGCGATCTCGGTTCTGCAGGCCGGCGGGTCGGGCGCCGGCTGGACCGGACCGACCGCCGCGCGGATCGAGGCCTCGATCCAGCATGACGGGCTGATCAGCTTCATCGACGGCCGGTCGTACAAGACCTTGAAGCGCCACCTCACCGCGCATGGGCTCACCCCTGAGCGCTACCGAGCGAAGTACGGGCTCCCGGCCGATTACCCGATGGTCGCCCCCGGCTACGCCGCCAAGCGCTCGCAGATCGCCAAGGCCATCCAGCTCGGCCACAAGGCGGCCTGA
- a CDS encoding alpha/beta fold hydrolase, protein MASDFLPGFERHRIETEPGVTINARSAGSGPPVLMLHGHPQTLSTWLHVAPRLAEHRSVVAMDLRGYGDSSKPPGGERHAHYAKRAMAADAVAVMRTLGHDRFAVVGHDRGGRVAHRLALDHPAAVEKIALFDIAPTATMYARTDKAFATRYFWWFFFIQPDPLPETLIGADPEYFLRHHIEGQSKTPGSTPPELFAEYLRCYADPACRHAICEDYRAAAGIDLEHDAADSEARVTAPLLALWGAQGTVGQTYDVLETWREKATDVSGRALNCGHTLQEERPDEVFSELAAFLG, encoded by the coding sequence ATGGCCAGCGACTTCCTGCCGGGCTTCGAGCGGCACCGGATCGAGACCGAACCGGGCGTGACGATCAACGCCCGCTCGGCCGGCTCCGGCCCCCCGGTCCTCATGCTGCACGGCCATCCGCAGACCCTGTCAACGTGGCTCCACGTGGCGCCACGCCTCGCGGAGCACCGCAGCGTCGTGGCCATGGACCTGCGCGGCTACGGTGATTCGTCGAAACCGCCGGGCGGCGAGCGGCACGCCCATTACGCCAAGCGCGCCATGGCGGCCGACGCGGTCGCGGTGATGCGGACGCTCGGCCACGACCGATTCGCCGTGGTCGGCCACGACCGGGGCGGGCGCGTCGCCCACCGCCTCGCCTTGGACCACCCCGCGGCGGTCGAGAAAATCGCCCTGTTCGACATCGCGCCGACCGCGACCATGTACGCGCGCACCGACAAGGCCTTCGCCACCCGCTATTTCTGGTGGTTCTTCTTCATCCAGCCCGATCCCCTGCCGGAGACGCTGATCGGCGCCGATCCGGAATACTTCCTGCGCCACCACATCGAGGGCCAGTCGAAGACCCCGGGCTCGACCCCGCCGGAGCTCTTCGCCGAGTACCTGCGCTGCTATGCCGACCCCGCCTGCCGCCACGCGATCTGCGAGGATTACCGGGCGGCGGCCGGGATCGACCTGGAGCACGACGCGGCCGATTCGGAGGCGCGCGTCACGGCGCCGTTGCTGGCGCTCTGGGGGGCGCAGGGCACGGTGGGCCAGACCTACGACGTGCTGGAGACCTGGCGCGAGAAGGCCACCGACGTTTCGGGCCGGGCGCTGAATTGCGGCCACACCCTCCAGGAGGAGCGCCCGGACGAGGTCTTTTCGGAGTTGGCGGCGTTTCTGGGCTGA
- a CDS encoding DUF502 domain-containing protein, with protein sequence MAPSPPPIQVPEPDASAPGTTPKTRVSARGRLRTYFLTGIIVAGPLAITAYITWWFIALIDSFVKPLVPASYLPDHYLPFSIPGLGLVIAFLAVTLLGFLTANLVGRSVIEFGEVLLARTPVISGLYKGLRQIFETLFSANGTSFRTVGLVEFPVKGTWSVVFLSAPAAPEVEGALRERGAAADELVGVFLPCAPNPTTGFFFYLPRAEVVELHISVDDAAKLVMSAGVIQPEDPQGRLNAMAASLRATHQAGGPAPQREPQDA encoded by the coding sequence GTGGCGCCGAGTCCCCCGCCGATCCAGGTTCCCGAGCCCGACGCCTCAGCGCCCGGCACCACCCCGAAGACGCGGGTCAGCGCGCGGGGGAGGCTGCGGACCTACTTCCTCACCGGCATCATCGTGGCCGGCCCGCTGGCCATCACCGCCTACATCACGTGGTGGTTCATCGCGCTGATCGATTCGTTCGTGAAGCCGCTGGTGCCGGCGAGCTACTTGCCGGACCATTACCTGCCGTTCTCGATTCCCGGCCTCGGCCTCGTCATCGCGTTCCTGGCGGTGACGCTGCTGGGCTTTCTCACGGCGAACCTCGTCGGTCGGTCGGTGATCGAGTTCGGCGAGGTGCTGCTGGCCCGGACCCCGGTGATCTCCGGCCTCTACAAGGGCCTGCGCCAGATCTTCGAGACGCTGTTCTCGGCCAACGGCACGTCCTTCCGCACGGTGGGCCTGGTGGAGTTCCCCGTGAAGGGCACGTGGTCGGTGGTGTTTTTGTCGGCCCCGGCGGCGCCCGAGGTCGAGGGCGCGCTGCGGGAGCGGGGCGCTGCGGCGGACGAGCTCGTGGGGGTGTTCCTGCCCTGCGCGCCCAATCCCACGACGGGCTTCTTCTTCTACCTGCCGCGCGCCGAGGTGGTGGAACTCCACATCAGCGTCGACGACGCGGCCAAGCTGGTGATGTCGGCGGGGGTGATCCAGCCGGAGGATCCGCAAGGGCGCCTCAACGCCATGGCGGCCTCCCTGCGGGCGACCCATCAGGCCGGCGGCCCGGCGCCGCAGCGGGAGCCCCAGGACGCGTGA
- a CDS encoding DUF4105 domain-containing protein: protein MSGLCSPPLPRALSSVASSGPSRAVADGGRMAPLWMLLVGRATVRRHWYLILATGLLWSLLGILVVIDSLDGALHVPDRWFGLILLAEGVSSLAVGVSAMGAARRLRLFKGVLLSIMAVLIMMATRHSTFLLAMIFGIAFTVDGVVRITIASLLTFAGWRISVALGALSVAFGVFHLQPWPTWYAGTVGYCIGMFLILTGANLALVGLRTRRLGTEEAGPPAPTAEPGSLTVYVWTPTGQATTPAGQRLIRRYVASVDKAGRFSTGHAALGQGDDLYISHYPAVEIDRSPANLRSSLRAGPENDVPGRFLPSHAAEVADWCPATVAVTLNGIDAARLRAFWEAYRQDTTYNFISRNCSTTAARALDVAAEGAFGRGGHPWRTLAKALTTPEFWAAAFLRNGARSMTWTPGLVLDYTRALSALIDPVSPVPSIAWKRVGWRLVRNWRAHSLARLHRITGRSPEPQPGPTEA from the coding sequence ATGTCCGGCCTGTGTTCGCCCCCCCTCCCGCGCGCCCTGTCGTCGGTGGCCTCATCCGGGCCGAGCCGCGCGGTGGCGGATGGCGGGCGGATGGCGCCGCTCTGGATGCTGCTCGTGGGCCGCGCGACCGTCCGGCGGCACTGGTACCTCATCCTGGCGACCGGCCTGCTGTGGTCGCTGCTCGGCATCCTCGTCGTCATCGACTCCCTCGATGGGGCGCTCCATGTCCCGGACCGGTGGTTCGGCCTGATCCTGCTGGCCGAGGGCGTCAGTTCCCTGGCCGTCGGTGTCTCCGCCATGGGTGCCGCCCGCCGGCTGCGCCTCTTCAAGGGGGTGCTGCTGTCGATCATGGCCGTCCTGATCATGATGGCGACGCGGCACAGCACCTTCCTGCTCGCCATGATCTTCGGGATCGCCTTCACGGTCGACGGGGTGGTCCGGATCACGATCGCGAGCCTGCTGACGTTCGCCGGCTGGCGGATCTCGGTGGCGCTGGGCGCCCTCAGCGTCGCCTTCGGAGTGTTCCACCTCCAGCCATGGCCGACGTGGTACGCCGGCACGGTGGGTTACTGCATCGGGATGTTCCTGATCCTGACCGGCGCCAACCTCGCGCTGGTCGGCCTGCGCACGCGGCGTCTGGGCACCGAGGAAGCCGGTCCGCCCGCCCCCACCGCCGAGCCCGGCAGCCTGACGGTCTATGTCTGGACCCCGACCGGACAGGCGACGACCCCCGCCGGCCAGCGGCTGATCCGGCGCTACGTGGCCTCGGTCGACAAGGCGGGGCGGTTCTCCACGGGCCACGCGGCCCTCGGGCAGGGCGACGACCTCTACATCAGCCACTATCCGGCCGTGGAGATCGACCGCTCGCCCGCCAACCTGCGATCCAGCCTGCGCGCCGGCCCCGAGAACGACGTGCCCGGCCGCTTCCTGCCCTCCCACGCGGCGGAGGTCGCCGATTGGTGTCCGGCCACCGTCGCGGTGACGCTCAACGGCATCGATGCGGCCCGGCTACGGGCGTTCTGGGAGGCTTACCGCCAGGACACCACCTACAACTTCATCAGCCGCAACTGCTCGACCACGGCCGCACGGGCACTCGATGTCGCGGCCGAGGGCGCCTTCGGCCGCGGCGGCCATCCCTGGCGGACGCTCGCCAAGGCGCTGACCACCCCGGAATTCTGGGCGGCGGCGTTCCTGCGCAACGGGGCCCGGTCCATGACCTGGACCCCGGGGCTGGTGCTCGACTACACGCGGGCGCTCAGCGCCCTGATCGATCCCGTCTCACCGGTGCCGTCGATCGCCTGGAAGCGCGTCGGATGGCGACTTGTGCGCAACTGGCGGGCGCACTCCCTGGCCCGGCTGCACCGGATCACCGGCCGCTCCCCTGAGCCGCAGCCCGGCCCGACCGAGGCCTGA
- a CDS encoding sugar kinase — protein sequence MKVACIGECMVELSERPDGSLVRGFGGDTLNTALYLARLGVAVDYVTALGDDIWSDEMAAAWGREGIGLDQVRRMPGRMPGLYIIRTDADGERSFHYWRERAAARDLFTGPGAAETRAVLETYDLVHLSGISLSLYGETGRAALFETLADLRARGGQVAFDTNYRPRGWPDRDEAWAAFRAALALADLIFASAEDLDWLFGETGEDEVLRHRGHAEIVLKASSGSAPIARVLHEAGDVSVLAGPAAHVVDTTAAGDSFAAGYLAARIAGLIPEAAAAEAHRLAGAVIGHRGAVIPRDAMPALALPRPPRRPAPET from the coding sequence ATGAAGGTTGCCTGCATCGGAGAATGCATGGTCGAGCTGTCGGAGCGTCCGGACGGGAGCCTCGTCCGCGGCTTCGGCGGCGACACCCTGAACACCGCCCTCTACCTCGCGCGCCTGGGCGTCGCGGTCGACTACGTGACGGCTTTGGGTGACGATATCTGGAGCGACGAGATGGCGGCGGCCTGGGGCCGCGAGGGGATCGGCCTCGATCAGGTCCGACGGATGCCGGGCCGGATGCCGGGCCTCTACATCATCCGCACGGATGCCGACGGTGAGCGCAGCTTCCACTACTGGCGCGAGCGCGCGGCGGCCCGGGACCTGTTCACCGGGCCGGGCGCCGCCGAGACACGGGCCGTCCTCGAGACCTACGATCTCGTCCATCTCTCCGGGATCAGCCTGTCGCTCTACGGCGAGACAGGGCGCGCGGCCCTGTTCGAGACCCTGGCGGACCTGCGGGCCCGGGGTGGGCAGGTTGCCTTCGATACCAATTACCGTCCCCGCGGCTGGCCCGACCGGGACGAAGCCTGGGCGGCCTTCCGCGCGGCCCTGGCGCTGGCCGACCTGATCTTCGCCTCGGCGGAGGATCTGGACTGGCTGTTCGGCGAGACGGGCGAGGACGAGGTGCTGCGCCACCGCGGACACGCCGAGATCGTGCTCAAGGCGTCGAGCGGATCCGCACCGATCGCCCGGGTACTGCACGAGGCAGGCGATGTCTCCGTGCTGGCCGGGCCGGCGGCCCACGTCGTCGACACGACGGCCGCGGGGGACAGCTTCGCGGCGGGCTACCTCGCCGCGCGCATCGCCGGGCTGATCCCGGAAGCCGCCGCCGCGGAGGCCCATCGCCTCGCCGGGGCGGTGATCGGACATCGCGGCGCCGTGATTCCCCGGGACGCGATGCCGGCCCTCGCCCTGCCTCGCCCGCCCCGGCGGCCCGCTCCGGAGACCTGA
- a CDS encoding acyl-CoA synthetase, whose amino-acid sequence MSAFAVAERAVDAAPDASARSGGLSACLFAAARAGPQRTVLRDSGDRVAWCGRPAITWTYAAAAEIVGRLARGIGAWRLPAGSRIGLWFSGGAEAALAHLAVEASGHLPCAMPAIWDSEQLSAGIEAAGLVAVLTEGRRGERRPAEELANAAMRHFGLRYLAAFGPGVPDGVISLDALALERGIVEPAASLGLVTFADSDPTRPVYRTAGALAAAVEAHLDALPPGADERILTLLPAHDLRGLVTGLGAALAVGAGLETVLPFDETGFRSALLRPVPTRLVVPALIEPALAALSLPWTMRTLHVVHRAPTPLTPGSTSGATGPQRLDSLVFSEDAVLTRPGLRDLAATLAYPERAPLPRTLLAIARGADGSLSCRGPACAAAPLPHGEIPDTDAQAWRATGYRPVLSGGTALGVERA is encoded by the coding sequence TTGAGCGCGTTCGCGGTGGCGGAGAGGGCGGTCGACGCCGCACCGGACGCGTCCGCGCGGTCCGGTGGCCTGTCCGCCTGCCTGTTCGCGGCGGCACGCGCTGGCCCGCAGCGCACGGTCCTGCGTGATTCGGGCGACCGCGTCGCCTGGTGCGGGCGCCCGGCGATCACCTGGACCTACGCGGCCGCCGCCGAGATCGTCGGCAGGCTCGCCCGCGGGATCGGTGCGTGGCGGCTCCCGGCCGGCAGCCGAATCGGATTGTGGTTTTCCGGGGGGGCCGAAGCGGCGCTGGCCCACCTTGCCGTCGAGGCGTCCGGACACCTGCCCTGCGCGATGCCCGCCATCTGGGATTCCGAGCAGCTCTCCGCCGGGATCGAGGCGGCCGGCCTCGTCGCGGTGCTGACGGAGGGCCGGCGCGGGGAGCGGCGGCCGGCCGAAGAGCTCGCCAACGCGGCCATGCGCCATTTCGGCCTGCGCTATCTCGCGGCGTTCGGGCCGGGGGTGCCGGACGGCGTGATCAGCCTCGACGCGCTGGCGCTGGAGCGCGGCATCGTCGAACCGGCCGCGAGCCTGGGTCTCGTGACCTTCGCGGACAGCGACCCGACCCGACCCGTTTACCGCACGGCCGGCGCACTCGCCGCGGCGGTCGAGGCGCATCTCGACGCGCTCCCCCCTGGCGCGGACGAGCGGATCCTGACGCTCCTGCCGGCCCACGACCTGCGCGGCCTCGTGACCGGCCTCGGCGCAGCCCTGGCGGTCGGGGCCGGACTGGAAACCGTGCTGCCCTTCGACGAGACGGGATTCCGCAGTGCTCTGCTGCGGCCGGTGCCAACCCGGCTCGTCGTCCCGGCCCTGATCGAGCCGGCGCTCGCGGCTCTGTCCCTGCCCTGGACGATGCGCACCCTCCACGTGGTGCACCGGGCGCCGACGCCGCTGACCCCGGGGTCCACGTCCGGAGCCACGGGCCCGCAGAGGCTGGATTCCCTGGTCTTCAGCGAGGACGCGGTGCTGACGCGCCCGGGCCTGCGCGACTTGGCCGCGACCCTGGCCTATCCGGAGCGGGCGCCCCTGCCCCGCACCCTGCTGGCCATTGCCCGTGGGGCCGATGGCAGCCTGTCCTGTCGCGGGCCGGCCTGCGCGGCGGCGCCCCTGCCCCACGGCGAGATCCCCGACACCGACGCACAGGCGTGGCGGGCTACGGGCTATCGCCCCGTCCTGTCCGGCGGGACAGCGCTCGGCGTCGAGCGCGCCTGA
- the recG gene encoding ATP-dependent DNA helicase RecG has protein sequence MTDARATQDPVLNDPEAAEAPEGAPVATPALRPSILDPLFAPARALPGIGPKMAPLIEKLLGTPEREARVVDLLFHLPQGGVARKLMGSISEAPTGEPVTIGVTVVAHRPAQIGSGKRPHRVLVEDTSGDIALVFFGMPRARVEKMLPLGSHRYITGRIDLWDGTRQMVHPSRIVDKAGLAELPAVEPVYGATEGLTSRAINKLAVAALDRLPVLPEWQDPAWLERNRLPAFADALRLEHRPEEAPPKAEDPLQPPPATPSRKRLAYDELLASQLALALLRARQRRKAGRVNAGDGTLSARIEAALPFGLTGAQARAVAEIRADLAAPRRMLRLLQGDVGSGKTAVALLAMASAVEAGRQAALMAPTEILARQHFERLQPLAGGLRLRLMTGRDRAAERKATLAALAAGEIDILVGTHALFQEAVTFRDLGLAVVDEQHRFGVHQRLALGAKGEAVDFLVMTATPIPRTLALTFFGDMDVSILDEKPAGRQPIRTITLPTERIDEVVAGLARAIAGGERVYWICPLVEESEFIDLAAAAERFDDLKQHFGDAVGLIHGKMPGPEKDAAMARFAAGETKLLVSTTVVEVGVDVPEATIMVIEHAERFGLAQLHQLRGRVGRGSKASSCLLLYRGPLGQVSRARLEMMRESEDGFRIAEADLKLRGEGEVLGTRQSGLAAFRLARLESDGALLEAARDDARMIVERDPGLGSPRGQALRVLLYLFEREAAIRLIGAG, from the coding sequence ATGACAGATGCACGCGCGACCCAGGACCCGGTCTTGAACGACCCCGAAGCGGCCGAGGCGCCCGAGGGCGCCCCCGTGGCCACCCCTGCCCTGCGCCCAAGCATCCTCGATCCGCTCTTCGCGCCGGCCCGCGCCCTGCCGGGGATCGGCCCGAAGATGGCGCCGCTCATCGAGAAGCTACTCGGCACCCCCGAACGCGAGGCCCGGGTGGTGGACCTGCTGTTCCACCTCCCCCAGGGCGGCGTGGCGCGCAAGCTCATGGGCTCGATCAGCGAGGCGCCGACCGGCGAGCCGGTGACGATCGGCGTCACCGTGGTGGCGCATCGCCCGGCCCAGATCGGATCGGGAAAGCGCCCGCACCGGGTGCTGGTGGAGGATACCTCCGGCGACATCGCCCTGGTGTTCTTCGGCATGCCCCGCGCCCGCGTGGAGAAGATGCTGCCGCTCGGGTCGCACCGCTACATCACCGGCCGGATCGACCTCTGGGACGGCACCCGCCAGATGGTCCACCCGTCCCGGATCGTCGACAAGGCGGGATTGGCCGAGCTGCCCGCCGTCGAGCCGGTCTACGGGGCGACCGAGGGCCTGACCTCCCGGGCGATCAACAAGCTCGCGGTCGCGGCCCTCGACCGCCTGCCGGTCCTGCCGGAATGGCAGGACCCGGCCTGGCTGGAGCGGAACCGCCTGCCGGCCTTCGCGGACGCGCTCCGCCTCGAGCACCGCCCCGAGGAGGCGCCGCCGAAGGCCGAGGACCCGCTCCAGCCGCCGCCCGCGACGCCGTCCCGCAAGCGGCTGGCCTATGACGAGCTGCTCGCCTCGCAGCTGGCCCTGGCGCTCCTGCGCGCTCGCCAGCGGCGCAAGGCCGGCCGGGTCAATGCCGGCGACGGCACCTTGAGCGCCCGCATCGAGGCCGCCCTCCCCTTCGGGCTGACCGGCGCCCAGGCCCGGGCGGTGGCGGAGATCCGCGCCGACCTCGCCGCCCCGCGCCGGATGCTGCGCCTGCTCCAGGGCGATGTCGGTTCGGGCAAGACCGCGGTGGCCTTGCTCGCCATGGCCTCGGCCGTGGAGGCCGGGCGTCAGGCGGCGCTGATGGCGCCCACCGAGATCCTGGCCCGGCAGCATTTCGAGCGGCTCCAGCCGCTGGCCGGCGGCTTGCGGCTGCGCCTGATGACCGGACGCGACCGGGCCGCGGAGCGCAAGGCGACGCTCGCCGCCCTCGCCGCCGGCGAGATCGACATCCTGGTCGGCACCCATGCGCTGTTCCAGGAGGCGGTGACGTTTCGCGATCTCGGCCTCGCGGTCGTCGACGAGCAGCACCGGTTCGGCGTGCACCAGCGCCTGGCGCTCGGCGCCAAGGGCGAGGCGGTGGACTTCCTGGTCATGACCGCGACGCCGATCCCCCGCACCCTGGCGCTGACCTTCTTCGGCGACATGGACGTCTCGATCCTCGACGAGAAGCCCGCCGGCCGGCAGCCGATCCGCACGATCACGCTGCCGACCGAGCGGATCGACGAGGTCGTGGCCGGCCTCGCCCGGGCGATCGCCGGGGGCGAGCGGGTCTACTGGATCTGCCCGCTGGTGGAGGAATCCGAGTTCATCGACCTCGCCGCCGCCGCGGAGCGCTTCGACGACCTGAAACAGCATTTCGGCGACGCCGTCGGGCTGATCCACGGCAAGATGCCGGGCCCCGAGAAGGATGCCGCCATGGCCCGGTTCGCCGCCGGCGAGACCAAGCTTCTGGTCTCGACCACGGTGGTCGAGGTCGGGGTCGACGTGCCCGAGGCGACCATCATGGTGATCGAGCATGCCGAGCGCTTCGGGCTGGCGCAGCTGCACCAGCTCCGCGGCCGGGTCGGACGCGGCTCCAAGGCCTCGTCCTGCCTGCTGCTCTACCGGGGCCCCCTCGGGCAGGTCTCGCGGGCGCGGCTCGAGATGATGCGCGAGAGCGAGGACGGCTTCCGCATCGCCGAGGCCGACCTGAAGCTGCGCGGCGAGGGCGAGGTGCTCGGCACCCGCCAATCGGGCCTCGCGGCCTTCCGGCTGGCGCGGCTGGAGAGCGACGGTGCCCTGCTGGAGGCGGCCCGGGACGATGCGCGCATGATCGTCGAGCGTGATCCCGGCCTCGGGAGCCCCCGGGGGCAGGCGCTGCGGGTGCTCCTCTACCTGTTCGAGCGCGAGGCCGCGATCCGGCTGATCGGCGCCGGATGA